One window from the genome of Enterococcus haemoperoxidus ATCC BAA-382 encodes:
- a CDS encoding MFS transporter — protein sequence MNKLTKFSLLSVSLLVVSGGAIAANIPAIMTAYPTIDPTLVELITTIPSLFIILTVPFSHIFAKKIGYKLSVQLGIGIVLGAGIIPVFAQSFWFLFFSRILFGIGIGLFNPLLFSLAGKMYQGKELSSVIGFQSAFEGIGGMIITFTVGQLLIMNWRSSFLAYLLALPVLLLFTWFVPDVALEKEENKSKTVNQTITPSTYGYIALLIIVVTIYMSVTVKITSLLLEKGFGNATDGSNLIALVGLGAMTAGASFGSIVTITKKWTLPLSFIVLSFSMFMIAYSQNLVSISFAVLLCGFSFRTFIPYLFNEVNQDSNGNSEKSTSLLLIGFNIGAAFAPISISLLGNILPSKENTDIFMAEGMIMMLLAFCTVISTITKKQKNNGGK from the coding sequence TTGAATAAACTAACCAAGTTTTCGTTATTATCTGTGTCATTACTTGTGGTATCGGGTGGCGCAATTGCTGCGAATATTCCAGCGATTATGACAGCTTATCCGACGATCGATCCTACTTTAGTAGAATTGATTACCACAATCCCTTCTTTGTTTATTATCTTAACCGTGCCATTTAGCCATATCTTCGCTAAAAAAATTGGTTACAAGCTATCTGTACAGCTTGGTATTGGTATTGTATTAGGCGCAGGGATTATACCTGTCTTTGCACAGTCCTTTTGGTTTTTATTTTTCAGCAGAATATTATTTGGGATTGGCATTGGATTATTTAATCCGCTACTCTTTTCTCTAGCTGGAAAAATGTACCAAGGAAAAGAACTTTCATCTGTGATTGGTTTTCAAAGTGCATTCGAAGGAATTGGTGGTATGATCATTACTTTTACAGTAGGTCAACTGTTGATAATGAATTGGCGTAGTTCATTTTTAGCTTATTTACTAGCTTTACCTGTTTTACTTTTATTTACATGGTTTGTCCCAGATGTTGCTCTTGAGAAAGAGGAGAATAAAAGTAAAACAGTGAATCAGACAATCACACCTTCAACTTATGGCTATATTGCTTTATTGATAATAGTTGTCACTATTTATATGTCAGTGACAGTGAAAATCACCTCCTTACTGCTAGAAAAAGGTTTTGGAAATGCAACTGATGGCAGTAATTTGATTGCATTGGTAGGTTTAGGTGCTATGACTGCGGGTGCATCATTCGGGTCAATCGTTACAATAACTAAAAAATGGACATTACCACTATCATTTATTGTTTTAAGTTTTTCAATGTTTATGATCGCCTATTCTCAAAATTTAGTGTCAATTTCATTTGCTGTATTGTTGTGTGGATTTTCTTTCCGCACCTTTATCCCATATTTATTTAATGAGGTGAATCAAGATAGCAATGGCAATTCAGAAAAGAGTACATCTTTGTTATTGATAGGTTTCAATATTGGCGCAGCTTTTGCCCCAATTTCGATTTCACTATTAGGAAATATCCTTCCTTCTAAAGAAAATACGGACATTTTTATGGCAGAAGGTATGATCATGATGCTGTTGGCTTTTTGTACTGTAATCAGCACCATAACGAAAAAACAAAAAAATAATGGAGGAAAGTAA
- a CDS encoding dihydrofolate reductase family protein — protein sequence MMKRPKIICHMLTSINGKISGAYMNSKYAIAGSEAYETTNGSYHSQAWLCGRVTMEKNFTHFHKPELKEIETPYPRTDYVAQGNAQMYIVSADPTGKVGWIENTVEYENRPEAHVIEILTDKASDEYVAYLRERQISYIFAGQVLIDCTLASEKLLNLFGIKTLMVSGGGYINWSFLQEGLIDEVSIVMTPATDGRTDTNTIFERADNLPEIAPVGFTLKSVDIIEEDTLWLRYGVDK from the coding sequence ATGATGAAAAGGCCAAAAATTATTTGTCATATGCTAACTTCTATCAATGGAAAAATTAGCGGTGCTTATATGAATTCAAAATATGCCATTGCTGGCAGCGAAGCTTATGAAACAACCAATGGCAGCTACCATAGTCAAGCCTGGTTATGTGGTAGAGTCACGATGGAAAAGAATTTTACTCATTTCCATAAACCTGAGTTGAAAGAAATAGAAACACCTTATCCTAGAACAGATTACGTTGCACAAGGAAACGCCCAAATGTATATTGTTTCAGCTGATCCTACTGGTAAAGTTGGCTGGATTGAAAACACCGTTGAATACGAAAATCGTCCAGAAGCCCACGTTATTGAAATTTTAACGGATAAAGCTAGTGATGAGTATGTCGCTTATCTTCGAGAGCGACAAATCTCTTATATTTTTGCAGGACAAGTGCTGATTGATTGCACACTCGCTTCAGAAAAACTATTGAATTTATTTGGTATTAAAACATTAATGGTTTCAGGCGGCGGATATATCAATTGGTCATTTTTACAAGAGGGATTGATTGATGAAGTGAGTATTGTGATGACACCAGCAACTGACGGACGAACAGATACCAATACGATTTTTGAAAGAGCAGATAACCTGCCTGAAATAGCACCAGTTGGGTTTACATTAAAGTCAGTCGATATCATCGAAGAAGATACGCTATGGTTGAGATATGGCGTGGATAAATAA
- a CDS encoding SDR family oxidoreductase, with translation MNNNVKDKVVVITGASSGIGEATAQLLIENGAKVVLGARREERLKELVKKLGDNSIYAVTDVRNAKEVETLVKVAKDKFGKVDVLFANAGIMPASNMSELKTDEWDDMVDINIKGVLNSLAAVLPEFTAQKSGHVITTSSIAGLKVFPGNSIYTGTKHAVRVIMDGFRMESAMEGTNIRTTTLYPGAVATELLETISTPKVKNGMEQFYQIAITPDAVAQTVLFAISQPDSVGITEMTILPTKQA, from the coding sequence ATGAATAACAATGTAAAAGATAAAGTTGTAGTCATTACCGGTGCTTCATCTGGAATAGGGGAAGCAACAGCTCAATTATTGATTGAGAATGGTGCAAAAGTTGTTTTAGGCGCTAGAAGAGAAGAACGGTTGAAAGAACTTGTGAAAAAACTCGGAGATAATAGTATTTACGCTGTGACAGATGTTCGTAACGCTAAAGAGGTAGAAACACTTGTTAAAGTTGCAAAAGATAAATTTGGCAAAGTAGACGTGTTATTTGCGAATGCAGGAATTATGCCAGCTTCAAATATGAGTGAATTGAAAACAGACGAATGGGATGACATGGTTGATATTAATATCAAAGGTGTGCTCAATTCATTAGCAGCAGTTTTACCAGAATTCACAGCTCAAAAATCAGGTCACGTGATTACGACAAGTTCGATTGCGGGACTTAAGGTTTTCCCTGGTAATAGTATTTACACGGGAACCAAACATGCGGTTCGTGTGATTATGGATGGTTTTCGCATGGAATCTGCAATGGAAGGAACGAATATTCGAACAACTACTCTTTATCCAGGAGCAGTTGCAACTGAATTGCTAGAAACAATTTCCACACCAAAAGTAAAAAATGGGATGGAGCAGTTTTATCAAATTGCTATTACACCAGATGCGGTGGCGCAAACAGTTTTATTTGCCATTTCGCAGCCGGATTCAGTTGGTATTACAGAAATGACGATTTTACCAACGAAACAAGCTTAA
- a CDS encoding alpha/beta hydrolase, with protein sequence MEKRAILIIHGFGGNEKEILYLHEYLKQNNLDSFWIQLTGHDGNKQNFSKATSDQWLADVKRKLDELEQQYTYITCIGFSMGGLLTIQASERASVDQLILCSTPIYLYNVNVIMQDIAGGIFFKKQEKLDYYFSSAKTASIRSCFQFLSLLQKTKKKLKNETQSTTNKRMLILQNRQDETTYYKSAYYLAKASKAQVSLKIYENGRHQLFLGENKNIAVEDIKKFILHE encoded by the coding sequence ATGGAAAAAAGAGCGATATTGATTATTCATGGGTTTGGCGGTAATGAGAAAGAAATTCTTTATTTACATGAATACTTAAAACAAAATAATCTTGATTCATTTTGGATTCAATTAACTGGACACGATGGAAATAAACAAAATTTTTCAAAAGCGACATCCGACCAGTGGTTAGCAGATGTTAAGCGTAAATTAGATGAACTGGAACAACAGTATACATATATCACGTGCATTGGTTTTTCAATGGGGGGCTTACTCACAATCCAAGCTTCAGAAAGAGCATCAGTAGATCAACTCATTTTATGCAGTACTCCGATTTATCTTTATAATGTTAACGTGATTATGCAAGATATCGCGGGAGGCATCTTCTTTAAAAAGCAAGAGAAATTGGATTATTATTTTAGCTCTGCCAAAACAGCCTCTATTCGTTCTTGCTTCCAGTTTTTATCGTTACTTCAAAAAACAAAGAAAAAGTTGAAAAACGAAACGCAATCAACAACGAATAAAAGAATGCTCATTCTACAGAATAGACAGGATGAAACGACATATTATAAAAGTGCGTATTACCTTGCAAAAGCTAGTAAAGCACAAGTTTCTCTAAAAATATATGAGAATGGGAGGCATCAATTGTTTTTAGGAGAAAATAAAAATATTGCAGTGGAAGATATAAAAAAATTTATCCTCCACGAATAA
- a CDS encoding sugar ABC transporter substrate-binding protein has protein sequence MKSWKKLCLLGTTLFATVGVMAACSSGSKESASDELTFWYMGDGDQGIKPIVDEFTKESGIKVKIQSIPWSTSRDKLLTAVASKEGPDVVQMGTTYMSEFVDAGALLDISDDVEKSDVMKSENFFDGSVATTQFDGQTYAVPWYTETRGLYYRKDLLESVGYKEAPKTWDELADAAKKLAARGDNKYGFGVELKEPTFGFMFARQNGSELFDKDNKPLFNQPEMVDALKFLDKLVQDGSAPKTDLGLEIGQSFGGEGVVPMFISGPWMINSIKDSAPDIDGKWGVAELPKGPVNNMSVTGGANLAVFSSSKKKDDGMKLIEYLSKPENQTKFFESTNSLPTNKESWNSDVFKNDPLISVFGEQLNESQPMPLLKQWDEISQNFMKQWEQVVVSEKNLQDAMDELNEQTESLIK, from the coding sequence ATGAAATCATGGAAAAAGCTTTGCTTATTAGGAACAACTTTATTTGCGACTGTAGGTGTTATGGCAGCTTGTTCTTCGGGAAGTAAAGAAAGCGCTTCAGATGAACTAACCTTTTGGTATATGGGTGATGGTGATCAAGGAATCAAGCCGATTGTGGATGAATTTACGAAGGAATCTGGAATCAAAGTCAAAATCCAAAGTATTCCGTGGTCTACCTCGAGAGATAAATTACTAACGGCAGTGGCTTCTAAAGAAGGACCAGATGTTGTACAAATGGGAACGACGTATATGAGTGAATTTGTTGATGCTGGTGCATTGTTGGATATATCAGATGATGTAGAAAAAAGTGACGTCATGAAATCAGAAAATTTCTTCGATGGTTCTGTTGCAACAACTCAATTTGATGGTCAAACCTATGCAGTACCTTGGTATACCGAAACTCGTGGGCTATATTATAGAAAAGATTTGTTAGAAAGTGTTGGTTACAAAGAAGCACCCAAAACATGGGATGAATTAGCTGATGCAGCAAAAAAACTAGCAGCTCGTGGAGACAATAAATACGGCTTTGGTGTTGAGCTAAAAGAGCCTACATTTGGTTTTATGTTCGCTCGTCAAAATGGCTCCGAGCTATTTGATAAAGATAATAAGCCACTATTTAATCAACCTGAAATGGTAGATGCCTTAAAATTCTTAGATAAGTTAGTCCAAGATGGTTCTGCACCTAAGACAGATTTAGGATTAGAGATCGGACAAAGCTTCGGTGGAGAAGGTGTTGTACCGATGTTTATCAGTGGTCCATGGATGATCAATAGTATCAAAGATTCCGCTCCTGATATTGACGGGAAGTGGGGAGTGGCTGAGTTACCTAAAGGACCTGTGAACAATATGTCAGTAACAGGTGGAGCCAATTTAGCAGTTTTTAGTAGTTCTAAGAAAAAAGATGATGGGATGAAGTTGATTGAATATCTATCAAAACCTGAAAATCAAACGAAATTTTTTGAAAGTACAAATTCACTTCCAACCAATAAAGAATCATGGAATTCAGATGTATTCAAAAATGACCCATTGATTTCAGTATTTGGAGAACAACTAAACGAATCACAACCGATGCCATTATTAAAACAATGGGATGAAATTTCTCAAAACTTTATGAAGCAATGGGAACAAGTTGTTGTGAGCGAAAAAAATCTTCAGGACGCAATGGATGAGCTAAATGAGCAAACGGAAAGCTTGATTAAATAA
- a CDS encoding carbohydrate ABC transporter permease — MKKSKSPYFFIAPAVALLLVFSIIPIFIAITISFTDMSLAGLADFSRIKFVGLDNYLNIFNDKVFGQAMFNTAYYVVIGVPLVILSSLALAIMINFGENKFFSFMRLVFYSPSITNTVAVSVVWMYLYNPTIGLLNHLLSFLNIGPIMWLTDPSTSKLSLIIIAVWKAIGLNMLIFLAAIQGIPKEYYEAAEIDGANKWQQILKITIPLLKFSIFFVTVTTLIGWFQFFDEPFVMTKGGPLDSTLSVALFIYQRGFQYNKFGYAAAGSVILFIAIIIVTSIQMKIQTKQKENEG; from the coding sequence ATGAAAAAATCAAAATCACCTTATTTTTTTATTGCTCCAGCCGTTGCATTGTTACTGGTATTTTCTATCATACCGATTTTTATCGCTATAACAATTAGTTTTACAGATATGAGTTTAGCAGGATTAGCAGATTTTTCTCGGATTAAATTTGTAGGTTTAGATAATTATTTAAACATTTTCAACGATAAAGTTTTTGGACAAGCGATGTTTAACACTGCTTATTATGTTGTCATCGGTGTGCCCCTAGTTATTCTTTCTTCATTAGCGTTAGCTATTATGATCAACTTTGGGGAGAATAAATTTTTCTCTTTTATGCGTTTAGTATTCTATAGCCCTTCAATCACAAATACAGTGGCTGTATCAGTCGTATGGATGTATTTATATAATCCAACAATTGGCCTATTAAATCATTTATTATCTTTTTTAAACATTGGCCCGATTATGTGGCTGACAGATCCAAGTACATCGAAACTTTCATTAATTATCATTGCAGTTTGGAAAGCAATTGGCTTAAATATGCTGATCTTTTTAGCGGCGATTCAAGGCATTCCAAAAGAATATTATGAAGCAGCAGAAATTGATGGTGCAAACAAATGGCAGCAAATTTTAAAAATCACGATCCCATTGCTAAAATTTTCGATTTTCTTCGTAACAGTAACGACCTTGATCGGTTGGTTCCAATTCTTTGATGAGCCGTTCGTTATGACCAAAGGTGGTCCATTGGATAGTACGTTATCCGTTGCGTTATTTATTTATCAAAGAGGTTTCCAATACAACAAATTTGGGTATGCAGCAGCAGGCTCTGTCATTTTATTCATTGCGATCATTATTGTGACAAGTATCCAAATGAAAATCCAAACAAAACAAAAAGAAAATGAAGGATAA
- a CDS encoding carbohydrate ABC transporter permease: MNSHKNAQMSFKLFIGILLGVLGIMTFFPFLWMIFSSFKTNAEINQIVPSLFPKDATFDNFKELFFRLNFGTYLKNTLIITACSFIGLLLNAMAGYGFAKFDFKGKNGLFLMVLATMMIPGQVTMIPVYLLLNSVGLTNTLIGIVLPGLAGAFGIFLFRQFMNTISNEMLEAARLDGASEWYIFFKIILPVSRPILAVQGILTFIGGWNSFLWPLIIANDEKYYTLSVGLQLLQGQHGSNYALQMAGATFMVIPILIVFSIFQKYILQGFNVSGIK, from the coding sequence ATGAATTCACATAAAAATGCGCAAATGAGTTTTAAGCTTTTTATTGGTATCCTCTTAGGCGTTCTGGGTATCATGACTTTTTTCCCGTTTCTTTGGATGATTTTTTCTTCATTTAAAACCAATGCGGAAATCAATCAGATCGTACCTAGTTTATTCCCAAAAGATGCGACATTTGATAATTTTAAAGAGTTATTTTTCAGATTGAATTTTGGCACCTATCTTAAAAATACGTTGATCATTACGGCTTGTTCTTTTATCGGCTTGTTATTAAACGCTATGGCAGGTTACGGGTTTGCTAAGTTTGATTTCAAAGGAAAAAATGGACTTTTTCTGATGGTATTAGCCACAATGATGATCCCAGGACAAGTAACCATGATCCCCGTGTATCTATTGTTGAATTCAGTTGGTTTGACGAATACATTAATCGGAATCGTTTTGCCAGGACTAGCTGGTGCATTTGGAATTTTTCTATTCCGACAATTTATGAATACTATTTCAAATGAAATGCTTGAAGCAGCAAGACTTGATGGCGCTAGTGAGTGGTACATCTTTTTCAAAATAATTTTACCAGTCAGTCGTCCAATTTTAGCAGTTCAGGGCATCTTGACGTTTATCGGTGGCTGGAATTCATTCTTATGGCCGTTGATTATCGCCAATGATGAAAAATATTATACATTATCTGTTGGCTTACAACTATTACAAGGACAACATGGTTCAAATTATGCCTTACAAATGGCTGGAGCGACATTTATGGTTATTCCAATTTTGATCGTATTTTCGATTTTCCAAAAATACATTTTACAAGGATTTAACGTTTCCGGAATAAAATAA
- a CDS encoding glycoside hydrolase family 3 N-terminal domain-containing protein — protein MTIKMEQKQLIDLLEQMTLDEKVGQLLQLAAEFYSEKAEEKTGPMTDLGLTHEDINNAGTTLGISGAKEAIRVQKAYMENNRLGIPTILMADIIHGFRTVFPIPLGLGSSWDLEAAKKVAEVSAKEAAVSGLHVTFSPMVDLVRDPRWGRVMESTGEDPFLNSRFAEAFVKGYQGNDLKNDFFRVAACVKHFAAYGAAIGGRDYNTVNMSERQLRDSYLPGYKAALDAGAKLVMTSFNTVDGVPATGNKWLFRDVLRKEFGFDGVVISDWGAVIELIPHGVAADKKQAAELAIKAGVDIEMMTTCYTENLKELIEENIVTESTLDEAVLRILTLKNDLGLFENPHRGADVILEKEVVLSKEHRDIARDIARKSIVLLKNEHVLPLSKLEKVAIVGPAADSHDVIGVWSWQGKKDEAISLAQGVAQIGAEYVIGKEAFDYFKPSQAAIDEAVALAKEADKVVLALGEEDWMSGEASSRSDIRLPQAQLDLFDAIQAVNNNIIVTLYNGRPLDLKGIDSAKAIVEAWFPGTEAGTALADILYGEYNPSARLSMSFPETVGQVPVYYNYDNTGRPYKTGDEKYVTKYLDVSNFAKYPFGFGLSYSEFVYTDFELSSHQMNSDQTVTVSITVENQSDISGQETVQLYIRDQIGEVVRPVKELKGFEKITLQAHEKKTVQFTITEELLRYVHSDQTFASDAGTFDVMIGSNSRDVLTKTFKLLK, from the coding sequence GTGACTATAAAAATGGAACAAAAGCAATTAATCGATTTACTGGAGCAAATGACATTAGATGAAAAAGTTGGACAATTGCTTCAACTCGCAGCAGAATTTTATTCTGAAAAGGCGGAGGAAAAAACAGGACCCATGACGGATCTTGGTTTGACACATGAAGACATTAATAATGCAGGGACAACCCTTGGTATTTCAGGTGCAAAAGAAGCAATTCGTGTACAAAAAGCATACATGGAGAATAATCGATTAGGAATACCAACGATTTTAATGGCAGATATCATCCACGGTTTTCGGACGGTTTTCCCTATTCCGCTTGGTTTGGGTAGTTCATGGGATCTAGAAGCTGCAAAAAAAGTAGCGGAAGTTTCAGCGAAAGAAGCAGCAGTTTCAGGTTTACACGTGACATTCTCACCAATGGTCGATTTGGTTCGTGATCCACGTTGGGGTCGCGTAATGGAATCAACTGGGGAAGATCCCTTTTTAAATAGTCGTTTTGCGGAAGCATTTGTTAAAGGCTACCAAGGGAATGACCTGAAAAATGATTTCTTTCGTGTAGCGGCTTGTGTTAAACACTTTGCGGCGTATGGTGCAGCAATCGGTGGTCGTGACTATAATACAGTCAATATGTCTGAACGACAATTACGAGATAGCTATTTACCTGGTTATAAAGCAGCACTTGATGCTGGGGCAAAATTAGTGATGACTTCTTTTAACACAGTGGATGGTGTCCCAGCAACAGGAAATAAATGGCTATTTAGAGATGTGTTGAGAAAAGAGTTTGGTTTTGATGGAGTCGTTATTTCAGACTGGGGAGCAGTCATCGAGTTGATTCCTCATGGTGTAGCGGCAGATAAAAAACAGGCTGCTGAACTGGCAATCAAAGCAGGTGTGGATATTGAAATGATGACAACCTGTTATACCGAAAATCTAAAAGAACTGATTGAAGAAAATATCGTAACTGAATCTACCTTAGATGAAGCTGTTCTACGTATTCTCACGTTGAAAAATGACTTAGGTTTATTTGAAAATCCCCATAGAGGCGCTGACGTGATTTTAGAAAAAGAAGTTGTTTTGTCAAAAGAGCATCGTGATATTGCAAGGGATATTGCGAGAAAATCAATTGTCTTATTAAAAAATGAGCATGTATTACCCTTATCGAAATTAGAGAAAGTTGCTATTGTAGGCCCCGCTGCTGATTCTCACGATGTAATTGGTGTTTGGTCTTGGCAAGGTAAAAAAGACGAAGCGATTTCTTTAGCGCAAGGTGTTGCACAAATTGGCGCAGAATATGTGATTGGTAAAGAAGCGTTCGATTATTTTAAACCAAGTCAAGCAGCGATTGATGAAGCTGTGGCTTTAGCCAAAGAGGCTGACAAAGTTGTCTTAGCACTCGGTGAAGAAGATTGGATGAGTGGGGAAGCATCAAGTCGTAGTGATATTCGACTTCCACAAGCGCAACTAGACTTATTCGATGCTATTCAAGCTGTCAATAATAATATCATTGTGACTTTGTATAATGGTCGTCCTTTAGATCTAAAAGGAATCGATTCAGCCAAAGCCATCGTTGAGGCGTGGTTCCCAGGGACAGAAGCTGGGACAGCATTAGCTGATATTCTATACGGAGAGTATAATCCAAGCGCTCGTTTAAGTATGTCATTCCCTGAAACAGTGGGACAAGTACCTGTTTATTATAATTACGATAATACAGGTCGACCATATAAAACAGGTGATGAAAAATATGTAACTAAATATTTAGATGTTTCCAATTTTGCAAAATATCCCTTTGGTTTTGGTTTAAGCTATAGCGAATTTGTTTACACTGATTTTGAATTAAGTTCGCATCAAATGAATTCAGATCAAACAGTTACCGTTTCTATCACTGTAGAAAACCAATCAGATATCTCGGGTCAAGAAACAGTTCAATTATATATTCGAGATCAAATTGGTGAAGTTGTTCGTCCTGTCAAAGAATTAAAAGGCTTTGAAAAAATAACCCTACAAGCACATGAGAAAAAAACGGTTCAATTTACGATTACTGAAGAACTTCTTCGATATGTGCATAGTGACCAAACGTTTGCTAGCGATGCAGGAACTTTTGATGTAATGATTGGATCAAATAGTAGAGATGTCTTAACAAAAACATTCAAATTATTGAAATAG